One Candidatus Methylomirabilis sp. genomic window carries:
- a CDS encoding 2,3-bisphosphoglycerate-independent phosphoglycerate mutase, whose product MGADLARELAIPAETKLVLLVLDGLGGLPREAGGPTELEAAAKPTLDRLAAEGVTGLLTLVAPGVTPGSGPGHLALFGYDPLTHRIGRGILEALGIDLPVTPQDVAARGNFCTVDAAGRVTDRRAGRVNDATCRTLSALLDTITVDGAEVTVRPVREHRFVVLFRGEGLSDAVSETDPQQVGQVPLKAEPLTPEAAKSARVVNAFVEKARAALRDHHPANMVLLRGFARHPALPTFRERFGLRAAAIAIYPMYRGLARLAGMEILPTGTTIADQLATLRERWGDFDFFFIHFKRTDTAGEDGDFAAKVGAIEEVDRTLPALLALRPDVLAVTGDHSTPAALRAHSWHPVPVLLWAKTCRPDTVATFGERPCTGGGLGHLPGRELLPLMLAHAGRLTKFGA is encoded by the coding sequence ATGGGGGCCGACCTGGCTCGCGAGCTGGCCATCCCGGCCGAGACGAAGCTCGTCCTGCTGGTGTTGGACGGTCTGGGCGGGCTTCCCCGGGAGGCCGGCGGGCCCACGGAGCTGGAGGCGGCGGCGAAGCCGACCCTCGACCGGCTCGCGGCCGAGGGGGTGACGGGCCTCCTCACCCTGGTGGCGCCCGGGGTCACCCCCGGGAGCGGACCGGGGCACCTCGCCCTCTTCGGCTACGATCCCCTCACCCACCGGATCGGGCGGGGCATCCTCGAGGCTCTCGGGATCGACCTGCCGGTCACCCCGCAGGACGTGGCGGCCCGGGGGAACTTCTGCACGGTGGACGCCGCCGGGCGGGTCACCGACCGGCGGGCCGGGCGCGTGAATGACGCCACCTGCCGGACCCTCTCGGCGCTCCTCGACACCATCACGGTGGACGGGGCCGAGGTCACCGTGCGGCCGGTCCGGGAGCACCGCTTCGTCGTCCTCTTCCGGGGGGAGGGGCTCTCGGACGCCGTCAGCGAGACCGACCCGCAGCAGGTCGGGCAGGTGCCGCTCAAGGCCGAACCGCTCACGCCCGAGGCGGCGAAGAGCGCCCGGGTCGTGAACGCGTTCGTGGAGAAGGCCCGCGCGGCCCTCCGGGACCACCATCCGGCGAACATGGTTCTCCTTCGCGGCTTCGCCCGCCACCCTGCCCTTCCCACCTTCCGCGAGCGCTTCGGCCTTCGCGCCGCCGCGATTGCCATTTACCCGATGTACCGGGGGCTCGCCCGCCTGGCCGGGATGGAGATCCTGCCCACCGGGACGACCATCGCGGACCAGCTCGCCACGCTCCGGGAGCGCTGGGGCGATTTCGATTTCTTCTTCATCCATTTCAAGCGGACCGACACCGCCGGAGAGGACGGCGACTTCGCCGCCAAGGTGGGGGCCATCGAAGAGGTGGACCGCACCCTCCCGGCCCTGCTGGCCCTCCGGCCGGACGTCCTGGCCGTGACCGGAGACCACTCCACGCCGGCCGCCCTGCGCGCCCATTCCTGGCACCCGGTCCCGGTTCTTCTCTGGGCGAAGACTTGTCGCCCCGATACCGTCGCAACCTTCGGCGAGCGCCCTTGCACGGGAGGCGGCCTGGGGCATCTGCCTGGACGGGAACTCCTCCCCTTGATGCTGGCCCACGCCGGCCGCCTCACGAAGTTCGGCGCCTGA